TTCTCGACTGAACACATGGTCCGGACTCCCGCTGAGCACCTCCAACAGCGCGCTCTCCGTCGCCGTGAGCGCGATCCGGTACCCCGACGGGTCAAAGACCGCCTGTGCTGTCGGGGCGAAACTCCACTGACCGAGCTCGCGCCGCGCCCCACCCGACTGGAAGCCCCGCTGCAATGCGCGCAGCCGTGCCAGCAGCTCGTCGTAATCGAACGGCTTGACCAGGTAGTCGTTCGCCCCACCATCGAGCCCCGCGACCTTGTCGTCCACCGCGCCCAGGGCAGTCAGCATGAGCACCGGGGTCGTGATGTGCGCCGTGCGCACCGCGCGAACAAGATCGACACCGTCCATCCCCGGCAGCCGTCGGTCCACCACGATCAGGTCATACCGTGCGCCCAGCGCCAAACGCAGGGCGACCTCGCCGTCGGACGCATGATCGACCCGGTAGGTCTCTGACAACACCTCGACCGTCATCGCCGCGATCAGTGGATCGTCCTCGACGTACAGCACGGACGCGAGCTTCGAGGATCCCACCATGAGGTGATACTGCCACGCGCCACCGGCATCACGCCATGACTCCCGACGAGCGCGCAACGGAATCGACCGTCTCGCTCACACAGCAGATGCCGTGCTCACGTCACTGCCGGGCAGCCGTCGGAGCCTCACGGAGACGTTCTCGAGCTGGGGTGCGGCGGAACGGTGCGGCGAGCGTGGGCAGGATGTGTGCCCGGTGCGCAATGAGCATCCCCACGGCGATCAGCACCTGGATGGCTGACAGGATGTAGCGGCCGGTGGTCTCGGTGACGAAGAACTGCACGGCGAAGATCGCTGCGAGGGCGACGGCCGAGCGCCAGTGGAAGCGCAGCGCCCCGAGGATCGGCCCGCAAGATAATCCCTGCGCAGACTCTTCATCGCCTCGCTGGCTCGCGTCCACCCAACGCTCCGCGATCGACCGAGCGCGCTCTTCCGACGTCTGGTCA
The DNA window shown above is from Microbacterium sp. Nx66 and carries:
- a CDS encoding response regulator transcription factor, whose product is MLYVEDDPLIAAMTVEVLSETYRVDHASDGEVALRLALGARYDLIVVDRRLPGMDGVDLVRAVRTAHITTPVLMLTALGAVDDKVAGLDGGANDYLVKPFDYDELLARLRALQRGFQSGGARRELGQWSFAPTAQAVFDPSGYRIALTATESALLEVLSGSPDHVFSREEILGAVFPAGDSASSVDTYVHYVRKKTTPEMIETVRARGYRAGNPS